GGCATTCCCCAGCAGAGCCAGGGAACCAGGGAAAATCTCACAATCACATCCTGTTAATCCTTAAATCCTGGATATCCTGATTCAGACAAAATATTATTGTTGTCATCCAGAGCCTCCCGTGAGCATTCCCCAGCAGAGCCAGGGAACCAGGGAAAATCTCACAATCACATCCTGTTAATCCTTAAATCCTGGACATCCTGATTCAGACAAAATATTATTGTTGTCATCCAGAGCCTCCCGTGAGCATTCCCCAGCAGAGCCAGGGAACCAGGGAAAATCTCACAATCACATCCTGTTAATCCTTAAATCCTGGACATCCTGATTCAGACAAAATATTATTGTTGTCATGCAGAGCCTCCCGTGAGCATTCCCCAGCAGAGCCAAGGAACCAGGGAAAATCCCACAATCACATCCTGTTAATCCTTAAATCCTGGACATCCTGATATGGCTACGCCACGCTTCGCTATCAGACAAAATTTTAATTAATTACATCATCAACAGTCATCCATCAATTTGTAAATTTTTCGGATTGTTGAGAATAAAATGATTATCTTCTTTCACTAAATCACCTATACAGTGAATTTGCAACCGTTCTTGATAAGCTTTAATAGCTAAGATATAATCCTGATTAGTTAAAACTGTTTTAATTTCTTGTAATTTCTCAAACACTGCACCTAATAATGTAATTTCTCCTCTCAGCTTATCAATTTCTGGAGTGGCGATTTGCATGACAACACCTTGAACAGTAAAGTTAGGATAATTGGTGATAAATTCGCTTAAAATATCAAATTGATCTCTATTTTCTACTATCTCTAATGTTTTCAAAATATCGCTAATTCTTTCAGCATAATCTCCTAAATTATGTTGGAGAGGTAACAAAATTTCATATCCATCTGCGGTGTCTTTTTTTAATCGCCAAATTGCCCCAGCATCATTATAAATTCTTCCTGTTTCTTGCCATCCTGTAGCTTGCAAGTGTATCTGGATAATATCAGGTTGAACTGTTTTGAGTATTTGACTATCTTTGATAGTAACTTTCATGGCAAATCTCTGATCGCCCTAATATATGTGATGCTAAATTGTTCCTTTTGTTGATTAATATCCATTAAATTAGAAATCTAAAATCAAATTAAAACACTCCTAACAATACCCTAAAAATTCTTTTGTCAGAATCAGGATATCCAGGATTTAAGGATGTACAGGATGGGTATTTACTGTTATTTTAACATATTAATTGTCTGAATCAGGATATCCAGGATTTAAAGATGTACAGGATGGGTATTTACTGTTATTTTAACATATTAATTGTCTGAATCAGGATGTCCAGGATGTAAGGATGTACAGGATTTTCATTATCTCAATATTGTCAAGATTATCCTTAACTACCCCTTGACAAATTTCTGAATTTAGCCTATCATTAAATTATAGTGGGAATCTGTGTCGCCATATATAGTCAGGTTATTAACAAGATCATAGAAAAACAGATATCAAACATTCCCAAAAACTCATCAACCCAACCATTATCAAACATCCTGTTAATCCTCAAATTCTGGACATCCTGATTCTGACAAAATATTATTGTTGTCATGCAGAGCCTCCCGTGGGCATTCCCCAGCAGAGCCAGGGAACGAGGGAAAATCTCACAATCACATCCTGTTAATCCTTAAATCCTGGACATCCTGATTCAGACAAAATATTATTGTTGTCATGCAGAGCCTCCCGTGAGCATTCCCCAGCAGAGCCAGGGAACGAGGGAAAATCTCACAATCACATCCTGTTAATCCTTAAATCCTGGACATCCTGATTCTGACAAAATATTATTGTTGTCATGCAGAGCCTCCTGTGGGCATTCCCCAGCAGAGCCAGGGAACGAGGGAAAATCTCACAATCACATCCTGTTAATCCTTAAATCCTGGACATCCTGATTCAGACAAAATCACAATTAACATCACCAAAGAAACTCCCTACAACCTTTTTAATAAACCCATTATTTTTTCATAAAGAGCAGTATTCCCTTGAGCCATGAACAATTGCGCTGCTCGTTGCAGGTCTTCTCTGGCTTTTTGTTTGTCACCAAGTTGATAATAAACAATTCCCCGACCGGCGTAGGCTTGGGCATAGTTAGGATTAATCTTGATAGCTTGGTTGAAATCATCTATTGCACCTTGCTTATCTCCTAATTTATAACGGACAATTCCCCGGTTGGTGTAGGCTTGGGCATAGTTAGGATTAATCTTGATAGCTTGGTTGTAATCATCTATTGCTCCTTGCTTATCTCCTAATTCATTACGGACAACTCCCCGGTTGTTGTAGGCTAGGGCATAGTTAGGATTAATCTTGATAGCTTGGTTGTAATCATTTATTGCTCCTTGCTTATCTCCTAATTCATTACGGACACTTCCCCGGTTGTAGTAGGCATCGGCATAGTTAGGATTAATCTTGATAGCTTGGTTGTAATCATCTATTGCTCCTGGCTTATCTCCTAATTCATCACGGACAATTCCCCGGTTGACGTAAAATGCTGCACGGGGACTGAGTTCAATGGCTTTATTTATCGCTGCTGCTGCTTCTCTATATCTTTTTAAATCTATTAAAACTACCGACTTCTGATTATACAAATTAGGATTATTAGGCTGGAGTTGAATGGCTTTATCTATGGCTGCTAAGGCTTTATCCAGTTGGTTTGATTCTTTATAAACTGCACTTAGCAACAACCAAGCAGGAACAAAATCAGGTTGAGATTGCACCGATTGCTGTAATGCAGGTAATGCAGTTATAGCCTCTGGATATTCTCCACTCCTAGCTAACGCCAAACCCTTGCCATAATAAGCTAGGTGAATAAACTTTGGTTTTTGCTTAATTGCTGCGTCAAAAGCCTGTATTGCTTCTGGATAACGACGTAACCGCCACAGTTGATTTCCTCTTTCTAACCATTGACTGGCGGTAGTATTGCCTTGGGAAACATCTACTGATAAAATCGCTGTTTTAATAGACCTAACTTTCTGTTGATTTAGTTCTGGTGTTGGGGTGGTTTCTACCTTTTGTGCTTGGGTATTCAGTCGGGTAGCTAATGCCAAAAATGTACTCACCGGAATACCCAAACTATTACCTAATTGGATAGTTTCTTGACTACTACTATTATTATCAATAGCAGCTTGTCCCTCAGTTCTGCCATGAATACCAATTACCCGCCCTTGAGAGTCTAATACAGGTCCCCCACTCATGCCCCCAAAGGTGATACTACTATAAACTAATTCATATCCTCCTGTTAAAGAAACTGCTGCTTGGGCTGTACCAGAACTGTTATTGTTAAAGTCTGATTGGGTAGTTTGTAATAACCCTCTTTCCTGACTATAAATCTGTCCCAATGTGAACCGCCAAGGTGATTTTTCTCCTAACCTGGGATAACCAGCAGTGAACATATATTCATAATCTTTGGTGGGATAATTGGCTAAAGTTGCAACTTGATAATTTTCCCGACTGGTGAATTTAACTACTGCTAAATCTACCCCTTCTTCTAATTTAATGGTGCTTGGTTCTACGGGATATTGTTTACCATCTACTGTGAGGATTTTATAGGTATTTGGCTCACATTTTCCCGGTTTATCTGGTGGTTTACAAACTACATGAGCCGCAGTTAAAACGGTGTAAATATCTCCTTCCTTAGCGATAATAATTCCTGAACCATTAGCACCGCTACTGCTATCAATTCTGACGGTAATTTGTTTAGCTTTTGCTTCTAATTCTCCTAACCACCCTGTTAATGGTACTTCTGCTATTTGCTGTTTAATATCTGGTAGAGGTAAATTATAAGCGGTAAGAACTTCTGGTCTTACCTGAGCTAAAACGGTTTTAATGGGTATTCCCCAACTGAGTTTTCTAAATTCTTGAATTTCTGTATTTGTGGGGCGTTTTCCGTTGGTATAAGTATAAGCAGAATTGGACAAAGGATAGGAACTAATGCCATTAATTCCTATTAAATTTCCTGTATTACTAATAATTGCACCGCCACTCATTCCCGGTTGAATATCGCTGGTATAGCCAATTTCATAACCATCTTTTAAACTGGGTTGAGAAATTATTTGTTGTATTTTTCCTGTTGTTAATACTAATTTATCTTCAGATACAGCATAGCCTGCGGACATAACTGGTGTTTCTAAGTTAATATCAAAAGAGGCGATTCTGTCAGCAATTTCTGATGGTAAACAATATTTTTGATTAGATGTAAATTCTACTATAGCTAAATCGAATTTATCAAAGTTAGTATCAGGTAAAATTTTACCTGCATATTTTTGACCATCGGCTGTGATAATATTGATATTATTAATTCTTCTGACAACGTGGGAATTAGTAACTACTAAATAAGAATTATCTTTTCTAGCGAAAATTGTCCCGGAAGCGCCTCTTTCTTTGTCTCTGACTCTAACTGTAATTTGTTTAGCAATGGTTTGTAATTGTGGGTCTGAATAAATACCGTTTTCTGGGTCTGCTGGTTGTAATTTGCACCTTTGCGATGTCTGTGTAAGTAGTTTTGTCGTCTTGGTTTGGGTTTCTGTTGCTGACACTGGATAAGGTAGCAGCAGTAAGCAGGAGATCATGGCGATTTGACGTTTCATGATTAGTTAAATAGTGTTTTTATTAGTAGTGATTTACCCCCCTTAATCCCCCCTTTACAAGCTACGGTGTACACACAAGTCTTCTAGAGTTGCCCCACAACGTTTAGATCCCCCCAACCCCCCTTAAAAAGGGGGGCTAAATTCTTCAAAGTCCCCCTTTTTAAGGGGGATTTAGGGGGATCGGATCACGTTTAGCATCCTGTCTAGAGATGTGTGTGTACACCGTAGCCTTAAAAAGGGGGGCTAAATTCTTCAAAGTCCCCCTTTTTAAGGGGGATTTAGGGGGATCGGATCACGTTTAGCATCCTGTCTAGAGATGTGTGTACACCGTAGCCTTTACAAGGGGGGCTAAATTCTTCAAAGTCCCCCTTTTTAAGGGGGATTTAGGGGGATCGGATCACGTTTAGCATCCTGTCTAGAGATGTGTGTACACCGTAGCCTTTACAAGGGGGGCTAAATTCTTCAAAGTCCCCCTTTTTAAGGGGGATTTAGGGGGATCGGATCACGTTTAGCATCCTGTCTAGAGATGTGTGTACACCGTAGCCTTTACAAGGGGGGCTAAATTCTTCAAAGTCCCCCTTTTTAAGGGGGATTTAGGGGGATCGGATCACGTTTAGCATCCTGTCTAGAGATGTGTGTACACCGTAGCCTTTACAAGGGGGGCTAAATTCTTCAAAGTCCCCCTTTTTAAGGGGGATTTAGGGGGATCGGATCACGTTTAGCATCCTGTCTAGAGATGTGTATACACCGTAGCCTTTATAAGGGGGGCTAAATTCTTCAAAGTCCCCCTTTTTAAGGGGGATTTAGGGGGAGCGGATCACGTTTAGCATCCTGTCTAGAGATGTGTGTACACCGTAGCCTTAAAAAGGGGGGCTAAATTCTTCAAAGTCCCCCTTTTTAAGGGGGATTTAGGGGGATCGGATCACGTTTAGCATCCTGTCTAGAGATGTGTGTACACCGTAGCCTTAAAAAGGGGGGCTAAATTCTTCAAAGTCCCCCTTTTTAAGGGAGATTTAGGGGGATCGGATCACGTTTAGCATCCTGTCTAGAGATGTGTGTACACCGTAGCCTTTACAAGGGGAGGGTTAGGGTGGGGTATTTTGTTATTTAGAGATTTTTTTGAGATATTCACCCAGATTCAAGTAAGTATTTTCACCTGAATTTTGCCAAGTTAGGTCTGAAGTTCTACCTTCTCTGATGTCATTAAGTTCGGCTAAAACTGTAGTGGGATTTACACCTGGCCTGACACTAAATAAAATATTGTTTTTATTGCATTCACCAGGTTTAGCCGCACAGATAACTCCCAAACCATTCAACTTACCGGTAGTTAAATAATCTAATCGGCCTTGTTGGTGAAATTGCTGGAATTTTTTACTTACTTGTTCACAGCGTTTTTTAGGAGTCCATTCGCTACTGGGAAAAGAGTCAGATTTCCAAGCAATAATGGGTACATAAGGCTCAGGTTTTTTGTCGGGAACGAAGGCCATGGTAGTGGGAACTCTTTCCGTATTACTTTTGTAAGAAATTGAACGACAAGCAAAACTAACTTCTTGCTTGGGAATCTCTTGACTCAAACCAGGGTTAACACTCAGGGTAACTGTCAATGCGGTGAATGCTAAGACACTAGTTAATGCTGGTAGTTGCATAATGCTTGACCTTTGATTACTGAATTTTGGTGATTATGGTAGTATTTAACTAGATTTATGTTATCTAAACTTTATACTTGGCGTAAGAATATGCACGCCCATAACTGATTATATACTAATTCTTATCAAAGATTAAGGCGTTTACCCAGAAGTTAACTTTATGATACAATCCTGTTTAATAGGTGAAGTGAACAGACTTATATAAATACCTGTTTTTGGTTAATGGATTAACTCTGTAACTATATCATGTACTATTTTATCTATCATGTACTATTGTACCAGACCCCACTGCCCTAGTCCCGAAAACCGTTTTCCCGACTCTCCAGATTCTAATACTACCTCAGAAATATTCTGTCAAGCTTGTGGAATGCCCCTAATATTAAAGGGGAGAAAAGGACATTATCAAACTATTAAACCTCTGGGAAAAGGAGGATTTGGTGCTACTTTTCAAGCTATTGATTTAGATTCTGTGAATCAGCGTCAATGTGTGATCAAACGATTGAATATTAATGACAACCCGGAAATTGCTGACAAAATTGTTGAAGCAATCAAAGCAGCTTTTGATCGAGAAGCTCAGGTTTTAGAATTTTTAGGTGACAATAACGGGAATATTCCCACATTATATGATTATTTTTCCCTGACCGCTCCCGCTTTTGGTCAACAAAAAGAACTTGAGTTTAAATATTCAGTACAACAATATATCCAAGGTGAAGATCTGTCTCAAGAACTCAGAAGAAAAGTTCGTTTTTCCGAAACAGATATTTTAGATTTTTTAAAGCAAATTTTACCGATTATACAATTTATTCATGATCAAAATTCTATCCATCGAGATATTAAACCCAGTAATATTGTTAGAGAAACAGCAACACAAAAACTATTTTTAATTGATTTTGGGGCGGTTAAACAAGTTGTTTCTGGTGAAACAAATATAAAAAAATCTGTACCTATTTTTACAAAAGTGTACGCTTCTCCTGAACAAAGACCTGAAGAAGGAAGAATAGGAGAAATTTATCCGTCTAGTGATTTATATAGTTTAGCTGTTACTTGTCTGGAGTTACTCACAGGTACAACTCCTGTTGATTACCTTGACAATAATTACCGAAATTGGCGACAACAAGCTAGTATAATTACTAGCCCTTCTCTAGCTAATATTTTAGATAAAATGCTCAAGATTAACCCTAGACACCGGTTTCAATCAGCAGCAGAAGTTATGACGGCTGTAAATGAATCTCAAATAACCACACAACCAGATCATTCAGTCAATAATAATAATACAAAGCCCATCAATAAACCAGCTCACAATTTAAAATTTTTACTCATAAAATCGGCTTTTTTAATAACTTTAATAACTATTGGTGTGATGGGTATTAATATTTATTTGCAACCATCAATTAAAGTAGTAGAATATGCAAAAGCTGGGGTTAAATTTAAATATCCTAAAAATTGGCAAGAAACACCAGCAATAGATAAAATAACGCGAATTATCCCGAAAAATACGATTTCATCTTCTCTAACTCCAGAATTTTTTATCACTATAGATGAGTTATTCCAGTCGGAGTCTTTGGAAGATTATACTAAGTTTTCTATCGGACAAATTGAAGCATTAGGACAAAATGCGAAAATTATCAAATCTGGACGAATACAACTTGGTGAAACACAAGGTCATCAAGTAGTTTATGAGAGCAGAGATAATATCCACAAGGTAAATTTCCAAGAAATGCAAGTATGGATTGTTAATGGTAAAAAAGCCTATATTCTCACCTATCGCGCTGAAGATAAATCCTATCCAGAGTTTGCGAAAACTGTGGAAGACACCATAATTAAATCCTTTAGACTGGAAAAATCCACATCTGAAAAATCCACAAATCCAATCTGGTAATTAAGAGGATGTTTGAAAAGTATCAGAATTAATCGAGATTCCTCAAAGTCCCCCTTTTCAAGGGGGATTTAGGGGGATCAGATCCCACAGGAAAAAGTTTTCAAATAACCTCTTACTTAAACTCCAAATTCAAGGGTGTAAATGACAATTTGAGTATTAGACATCTGGTGAAAATTAAATATGCGTGACTTACAACCCTTGTAGAGACGTTCCATGGGTAGGGATTCTCGGCTCTACATTCTTTTCTGGAGATGTCTATTGGGAATTGGGGTAATTTACGTTCTGGACAGAACCCCCAATCTCAAAACAAAAACAACCCCCAAATTTGGAGGTTGTGAATTTTTATTTTTAAAACAAAACTGATTATTTTATAGACATAATACAAACAGATGCCAGAAAAGCAGCGATAATATAAAATACAGCCACTACTTGTAACTCTGACCAACCAGTTAATTCTAAATGATGATGTAAAGGAGCCATTTTAAATAAGCGCTTACCTTTGCCATCTGGTCCTTTTGTAGCTTTATAATAACCAACTTGTGCCATAACAGAGAGAGTTTCTACAAAGAAAATCCCACTCAGAATAAATAGTGCTACTAAGGTATTTGTTAGCAGTGCAACAGCAGCTAAAGCGCCACCTAGAGCTAAAGAACCTGTGTCACCCATAAAAACACTAGCGGGGTTGCGATTATAGGCTAAAAACCCTAAGCAACTACCACTGACAGCCGCACAGAAAACCATCAAGTCGGGAGAAGTTGGCGCAATAATCACACCTAATGCGAAAATAGCGATCGCTACTGTTCCCGCAGCTAAACCATCAACACCATCTGTTAAATTAGTAGCATTGCTCTGGGCAACTAGAACAAAACCCGCGACAGGCCAAAACAACATTCCTAAAGGTAAGGATAAACCCCACCAAGGTAAATAGATATTAGTTATACTAAAATCACCTTTAAACATCAACCAGCCACAAAATACAGCCCCAAAGATAACTTGCAAAGCTAACTTCATTTTTGGAGAAATTCCTTTGTTAGACTTACGACGCAAAATTTGCCAGTCGTCTATCCAGCCAATGAAACCGTAGCTGAGTGTTAAAGCAGAAACCGCTAGGACATTTTCCGAAAAATCGGATAATATGCCAGCAATTATCACCGCTACAGGGATAAAAAACACACCCCCCATAGTTGGTGTCCCCGCCTTTTTTAGATGTGCCTGGGGTCCATCCTCCCGGATAATCTGCCCCGTTTTCAGTGCTTGTAACAGAGGAATTACCCACTGTCCCAGAACTGTTACACCAACAGCAGACAATAAAAGAGGTAGGGTAAGGGAATTAGTATACCAGGGAGTCCTATTTCCCATCCAATCGAAAATCAAGGCTGTCGTACTGAGTAACAGAGCCAGCAAGGAGGCCAACCCAATTCCCGAAAAATTCACACTTTGATTAGGAGATAATTTAGCGTCCACAAAAAAAAGTCCCTTCACTCCACACTTAAAAAAAACCTAAATAAAACAATAAAAGCTGTTTTCCTTTCCTAGCTCCTAAAATACAGTGTACTAATACACTGCATCCTAAATAAACTAACCATTCCAAATTTGACAACCAGCTGATTATGTATTCTTTTTGACTTCCGCTCCAGGTTACTAGTACAGTAGGGAGTAAATAAAACAACCATTCTCAATCGCCAAAAAGCTTACGCCATATTACTTTTGACTTTTGACTTTTGACTTTTGACTTTTGACTTTCGCCTTGCGGTGCTAGTCTTCGTCAGGACCTGCATCATCATCATCATAATCAATATCACTAATTCCGTCGTCTGCGCCCAGAAAATCGGATATTACTTCTACATCTTCCCGCGAGTCTGTTTCGTGGATATCACGGGCTATGAGTCGGCCACCCAGCCGCAACCAATCTAGCATGGAAGACTCTTGTTTTAAGGGAATAACCGATGCTCGTTGGTTTCGGGGGGCTTCACGGAGAGGAGAATCTAACATATCAGCAATCACACAATAGGGTTTATATAACTAGACATTAAGAGTCTATCATTTGATACGAGTTAATTTATTCCTTCATACAACTCTTTAATTGCTTAATCCGAATCAAAGAAAATTTTCATAAGAATACCCGGTAAGTGGGAAACTCAGACACTTCAGTGCTGAGAGGGAAACGACTCGTGCGGTTTTAACCGCCTTGAATATTTTTTCATTACCGCCTTGGAGTTGGGAAATTCGGGGTACTTTTGTGGTGTACTTTCAACGGGACAATTACCGATTCAAATTTTCCAACTCTGTACGCATAATGTTTTGCTCACTCATAGCCTCCCATTTCTGGGGTAATGTTAGCTTCGTCAATGTTTTAAGAGCTTGTTAGGCTTGCAACACTGTTTCAGTGACTTTGAAACTGTTTAATCACAAGCGACAGGGCAGGGAACTAGCTTCGGATTCCAGGGTGTCGTGACTCAAAAAACGTAGTCAGTTAAGACTTAGACTGGTCAGTACAGCTTGCAATTTCTTACAAGCTCAGTCCCTTTAGGGCTGAGTTACTGACTTAATTAGGGAACGGTAGCCAAAAAGGCATTATTCATGAATTGTATGCTCGTAGACAAACAACATTAATATTTTATTAATGATGTTTCATCATGCAAACTCTACCAGGTACAGGGCAATGATAGGCAAATCAACTCTCATAGATTTAATTGTTGGCACAAATCGCGGTTTGTTAGCAAATCAGCAACAACAACAAGCTATCTTAGCAGCGATCGCTAACTTAGAAGATTTTAATCCTACACCCAATCCATTAGCAGCTAGTAATTTACTAGAAGGCAACTGGCGACTACTATACACCACAAGCAAAGCTTTATTAAAGATAGATCGTTTCCCCTTTTGTAAACTTGGTCAAATTTACCAATGTATTCGGGTAGAAAGCAACAGTATCTACAATATAGCTGAGATTTACGGGATTCCTTCCCTAGAAGGATTAGTCAGCGTTGCTGCTAAATTTGAACCAGTATCGGGGCGGCGTGTCCAAGTAAAATTCCAACGTTCTATTATTGGTTTACAAAGGCTTATTGGCTATACAACACCAGAAAACTTGATCCAACAAATTGAATTAGGCAAAAAATTTACAGCTTTTGATTTTCTCATTCAAAGTGAACAACAACAAGGTTGGCTAGATATTACTTATATAGATGATGATCTCCGTATTGCCAGGGGGAACGAAGGTAGTGTTTTTGTATTAAGTAAGACATAAGCCATGATGCAAAAAGTATTTGGGAATGAACATACTCTGTTATGGGTACTTTGTCAAGGGGGAATTAGGAAGATTAACAACTGATTAACCATCAAAACCCACCAATTTGACAAATAACTTAACAAAACCACAAGCAAACACATTCAGGCTGTAAAGTAAGAACAATCAGCCCTACATTAAGGCATTTATATTTTAAAAGGGAAGATCCATCATGGTTCAAAAAGGTTCTAAAGTACGTGTTCTCCGCCCTGAGTCCTACTGGTTTCAGGATCTTGGTACAGTGGTTTCTGTTGAAAAAAGTGCCATCAAATACCCTGTAATTGTCCGGTTTGACAAAGTTAACTACTCCAACCTCACTACTGCCAACTATGCTGTAGATGAGTTAATCGAAGTAGAAGCACCTAAAGCGAAACCAGCAGCAAAACCAGCAGCAGCAGCAAAATAAACAGTCAAGCGCCTAGGGGATTGTTTCATGGGATAATAGCAGGAGATGTCAAGGAAAAACCTTGCACATTTTCTCTCTTTAACCACAGCTTCCCCTAAAAATATTATTTGCTTGAATGCCTGAACTGCCTGAAGTTGAAACAGTCCGCCGGGGTTTAAATCAATTAACCCTCGGTCAAGAAATTACGGGAGGAGATGTGTTGCTACAACGCACCATCGCCTACCCGTTTTCTGTTGATGAATTTATTGATAGAATTAAAGGGAATACCATTGCTACCTGGCATCGTCGTGGTAAATATCTCCTAGCTGAACTTTCCGCACCTGCTCCCAATTATTTGGGGGTGCATTTGCGAATGACCGGTCAGTTATTATGGTTAACCCAAGATGAACCTTTACACAAACACACCAGAGTTAGATTATTTTTCGGAGAAAAGCAGGAATTACGCTTTGTTGACCAGCGCACATTCGGGCAAATGTGGTATGTTCCTGGTGATGTGGCTGTAGAAAGTATTATTACAGGTTTGGCAAAACTGGCAGTTGACCCC
The window above is part of the Dolichospermum sp. DET69 genome. Proteins encoded here:
- a CDS encoding serine protease: MKRQIAMISCLLLLPYPVSATETQTKTTKLLTQTSQRCKLQPADPENGIYSDPQLQTIAKQITVRVRDKERGASGTIFARKDNSYLVVTNSHVVRRINNINIITADGQKYAGKILPDTNFDKFDLAIVEFTSNQKYCLPSEIADRIASFDINLETPVMSAGYAVSEDKLVLTTGKIQQIISQPSLKDGYEIGYTSDIQPGMSGGAIISNTGNLIGINGISSYPLSNSAYTYTNGKRPTNTEIQEFRKLSWGIPIKTVLAQVRPEVLTAYNLPLPDIKQQIAEVPLTGWLGELEAKAKQITVRIDSSSGANGSGIIIAKEGDIYTVLTAAHVVCKPPDKPGKCEPNTYKILTVDGKQYPVEPSTIKLEEGVDLAVVKFTSRENYQVATLANYPTKDYEYMFTAGYPRLGEKSPWRFTLGQIYSQERGLLQTTQSDFNNNSSGTAQAAVSLTGGYELVYSSITFGGMSGGPVLDSQGRVIGIHGRTEGQAAIDNNSSSQETIQLGNSLGIPVSTFLALATRLNTQAQKVETTPTPELNQQKVRSIKTAILSVDVSQGNTTASQWLERGNQLWRLRRYPEAIQAFDAAIKQKPKFIHLAYYGKGLALARSGEYPEAITALPALQQSVQSQPDFVPAWLLLSAVYKESNQLDKALAAIDKAIQLQPNNPNLYNQKSVVLIDLKRYREAAAAINKAIELSPRAAFYVNRGIVRDELGDKPGAIDDYNQAIKINPNYADAYYNRGSVRNELGDKQGAINDYNQAIKINPNYALAYNNRGVVRNELGDKQGAIDDYNQAIKINPNYAQAYTNRGIVRYKLGDKQGAIDDFNQAIKINPNYAQAYAGRGIVYYQLGDKQKAREDLQRAAQLFMAQGNTALYEKIMGLLKRL
- a CDS encoding COP23 domain-containing protein, coding for MQLPALTSVLAFTALTVTLSVNPGLSQEIPKQEVSFACRSISYKSNTERVPTTMAFVPDKKPEPYVPIIAWKSDSFPSSEWTPKKRCEQVSKKFQQFHQQGRLDYLTTGKLNGLGVICAAKPGECNKNNILFSVRPGVNPTTVLAELNDIREGRTSDLTWQNSGENTYLNLGEYLKKISK
- a CDS encoding serine/threonine protein kinase, which gives rise to MPLILKGRKGHYQTIKPLGKGGFGATFQAIDLDSVNQRQCVIKRLNINDNPEIADKIVEAIKAAFDREAQVLEFLGDNNGNIPTLYDYFSLTAPAFGQQKELEFKYSVQQYIQGEDLSQELRRKVRFSETDILDFLKQILPIIQFIHDQNSIHRDIKPSNIVRETATQKLFLIDFGAVKQVVSGETNIKKSVPIFTKVYASPEQRPEEGRIGEIYPSSDLYSLAVTCLELLTGTTPVDYLDNNYRNWRQQASIITSPSLANILDKMLKINPRHRFQSAAEVMTAVNESQITTQPDHSVNNNNTKPINKPAHNLKFLLIKSAFLITLITIGVMGINIYLQPSIKVVEYAKAGVKFKYPKNWQETPAIDKITRIIPKNTISSSLTPEFFITIDELFQSESLEDYTKFSIGQIEALGQNAKIIKSGRIQLGETQGHQVVYESRDNIHKVNFQEMQVWIVNGKKAYILTYRAEDKSYPEFAKTVEDTIIKSFRLEKSTSEKSTNPIW
- a CDS encoding phospho-N-acetylmuramoyl-pentapeptide-transferase: MDAKLSPNQSVNFSGIGLASLLALLLSTTALIFDWMGNRTPWYTNSLTLPLLLSAVGVTVLGQWVIPLLQALKTGQIIREDGPQAHLKKAGTPTMGGVFFIPVAVIIAGILSDFSENVLAVSALTLSYGFIGWIDDWQILRRKSNKGISPKMKLALQVIFGAVFCGWLMFKGDFSITNIYLPWWGLSLPLGMLFWPVAGFVLVAQSNATNLTDGVDGLAAGTVAIAIFALGVIIAPTSPDLMVFCAAVSGSCLGFLAYNRNPASVFMGDTGSLALGGALAAVALLTNTLVALFILSGIFFVETLSVMAQVGYYKATKGPDGKGKRLFKMAPLHHHLELTGWSELQVVAVFYIIAAFLASVCIMSIK
- a CDS encoding DUF3134 domain-containing protein, giving the protein MLDSPLREAPRNQRASVIPLKQESSMLDWLRLGGRLIARDIHETDSREDVEVISDFLGADDGISDIDYDDDDAGPDED
- a CDS encoding PAP/fibrillin family protein: MIGKSTLIDLIVGTNRGLLANQQQQQAILAAIANLEDFNPTPNPLAASNLLEGNWRLLYTTSKALLKIDRFPFCKLGQIYQCIRVESNSIYNIAEIYGIPSLEGLVSVAAKFEPVSGRRVQVKFQRSIIGLQRLIGYTTPENLIQQIELGKKFTAFDFLIQSEQQQGWLDITYIDDDLRIARGNEGSVFVLSKT
- a CDS encoding photosystem I reaction center subunit IV, with product MVQKGSKVRVLRPESYWFQDLGTVVSVEKSAIKYPVIVRFDKVNYSNLTTANYAVDELIEVEAPKAKPAAKPAAAAK